The genomic DNA tgtcttaGTCACTTTTGAAATTAGAGGGTCAAGATTTGAACATGAGTGATGTAGTCTGTGAATTCTTACATGTTCCAGCTCATATTGCTGCTCAAAAAGTTGAAATCTAATCCAGTAAATGAGTTTTAGTTGATATGTTagataattatttaattaatttatctttttttaattaaccctttaactcccagaagtgattaacataaaacttctccctaaaatatccatacataatcagcaaataggtaatgagaatattcaaacttatgggatagaagttgttatcttgatctagcaccaagttctcataactaatttacaaggaaatgtgtagcagctagaggagagaatttaataaattatttatcttttcctATTTGGCTAGTATATGGTTTTAGGGTAGGAACACGGAAATGCGCAGGTGTTGAAAAGAATCTCTTAATCCTTAGCGCTTTGACCATAACGTATGCGTCAGTTTTTCTCAATATctttatttacttcttttccCAAaggattttttcatttctggaTGTAGTTTCCCTGTGTCGCTGTGCGCAGGTGTCAAAGGTGAGGAAGCCAAGGCTGCATGAGTACTACAGTTTACTAACTAGACATTGAAGACCAAATGGAGGTTACTACTGAAACAACCCATCCTAAATTGTCAAATGCAGTAAATAAGGAACCTATGTGTGGCACaaagacaaatttcaaattgttagTATTTTGGTACTTTCACATACTTTTCAGTTTTATGAGTATGAACAGGAAAAATTGTGTCCTAAATTTGGTTACACTGGttccaaatttgaaataagctGTTTATGAGAGTTACACTCTGTGGTGCAGGGTTTGAAATGGTGcatcttaaaaattaaaaaaaattatagatgcTCAGATAACCTTTCTAGATTGTTGCATGcccttttgtcctttttttctgacaacctttcttgaaatagctgtatacaaAAAATTTATACTAACAACAAGTTAAATGTTTGTAGCTTTGGAATGTGTTGGCTTTGGACGGAAGCAACTGGCAACGGGTGAATTTGTTTGACTTTCAAACAGACATAGAGGTACAAATCAACATTATCTAACCATACATGCACCATTCATGAAGAAATAGTTTTTTCCGGCctagtttttttggtttgcttaCCCACCATGATTTATTAGTTGTGATTTGGAAACAGGAAGATAATTTTTAATGTTCATTGGCACAAGaattcaaatgaatttttcctGCCATGAAAATtcagtgataatgataatcTGCTGGTTTTCAAAATTGGTATATTTTGAGGTTATTCCTTTGTTATAATGAGGTTATGGTTGAAACAGTCTATAGTACTCAGAAAGACCACGGAGGTGTTGATATTGTGGTGTTTACTTAATTGGCAATGTTACATTCAAGTGGTTCAAGTGGTTCAAATTTCTTAACCCATCACACACGCTTTCTCCacaaattagatgctagtctctcgTAGAGATTAAAGGGTTAGGTCATTATGGTGTTGAAAACTTCCTGTACTATTTATAATAACTGAAGAATTAATGAAAATCTCAGTAAGTATGTATGAGATGGAAATGCTTAGCTATTCAGTGAGCTTGTTTTTAATGAGATGCTTAGTGAAGGGATTGAGTGTCTGATCGGTATTTCTTGTGAATGTTGTAAGAAAGCTTTATGAGGTGTGATATTGTTTAATAATTTATGGTCCTCCTGAAGTTTTCATAATTAATAGCACCGATAAATGATTACACACTTTCAGGAGACAGTAGTGCTGAACTTGTCAAGAAGATGTGTAGGCTTTCTAAGAAGCTTGAGTTTGAGGGGATGTAAGAGTGTTGGAGATGGGGCATTAAGGTATGTGTGTTGTGTTCAATGTTCAATGCTTTATGAGGATACGCTAAAGATATTAGCAAGGTTTAGGGAAGTCACATTTGTTGACTCAAAAAGTTGAGTTGCTAAGGTCATTTTGTGAAGCACTTTCATCTGGAATTTTTTGCAGAAACTTATTTAAAATAGATTGTCTTTATATTATCTAGAGAATGGCTCCCAAGCTTTTTAAGTTGCAACTTAAGTCCTAGAAAACTGACACGTCATACCTATAATAACATTTTCTACTTATCACTGAGAGTAAAATAATACATTATTTTGCATTTAGCTGCCCACAGTTTCCAGACTTATAAAAATTATTAGCTTTTATCGCTTAATAAATGATATCTTGCTGTAATTAaagtgaagtgtttttttttttttactttcatgtgTGTTTACTTGTATGCTTTTACTGACTTGTATTGTAAACCTGGCTGTCTGCACCTGTTCGATGACTCCTCTTGCCTCCCTTCTCTCCATGCCTGTTTTATACTTTCATTGATAGATGTTTCATGATTCTGTGGTGTGGAACCAAAGGATAAATGCTGACCTCTATAATctggttttcattttcagaatctTTGCTCAACAGTGCAAGAATATTGAGGAATTAGTCTTAGATGGATGTAGAAGAATTTCTGATAGGTACAGATCCCCcttcttgtttaaaaattatttagcaTAGTGGTATTGCAGACCTAGGAATATTTACAAGTGTATTATAGTGTATTTCTAAGTATTGCTAATCTTGATGTGGAATAATTTAAAACCTCTGTTGGGCCTGACTGGAGAAAAAAGACTAAAAGTTCTCTCTCTGCAGATCATGTTgataattttaaccctttagctcccacatcaaatttttcattctccttactgtcaaccatgcaattcatataatgttagttcagagaatttagtattgaatcaagtaattatccccaaactgatatttttcttcattctcatcacttatctggttgatattgtattggaaaaattctgtcttggtcactcatgggagttaaagggttaaaacttgaTTTGACTTCTCTGCCTTTCTTGGTTCCCTGCATCAACCTCAAAAGAAAATGACTACATATAAAAAGTGAATGAAAGTCATTGAGAATTCATGAATGATAATTTTAGAGAATACCTTAAATAAAACTcttaaattgaatgaatttgTACAACTACAGTGTATATGACTTGTACATTTTTCAGTTATACAGAAAGATAAATGGTtttctgttttcactttttttttccccactgGTTTCAGCAATTAATTGTATTCTCCTTGTTCCACAGCACTGCCATAAGTTTAAGTAACTACAGTGGACGACTCAAGCATTTAGATATATCATCCTGTCATCAAATCACAGATAACTCTCTTAGTGCACTAAGGTTAGTTGCCACACTCATATTGTTTACGCAGGGTACATGTAACTCTATGGTAAAGGAAAGATCCATGTGCTGTTTTGTAAcacagtgatgatgatgatgatgatgatgatgatgatgatgatgatgatgatgatgatgatgatgatgatgatgatgatgatgatgatgatgatgatgatgatgatgatgatgatggcagCTTTACAAGTAATAATATGGTTTCCATTTGCTATAATTGATATATAGATTACTTTTATTGTATCTAAGTGAATTCATATCAAATTTAATCATGTAAATAGTTTGTTTGTAAATAGGTATATGTACACTTAATAAGGTTTATCTATGCTTAGCCAATGCAGCTTGCATCACAAAGGGATCAACCTGCAGTGTCTTCAGCGTAAAcactgttttgttgtttgtcttACAGTAAAGGCTGCACCAAGCTGCAGTACATTAATGTATCATGGTGTAATCAAGTCTCATCTCATGGTCTTAAGTTACTAGCACAAGGCTGTCATGACTTACTAGTACTTATAGCAAAAGGATGTTCATTGGTGAGTCAAGAACTGGCacttattataaatattttttttcctttatttgctgTCTCATGTGAATGGCAAagttatcttttagtttttaCATGGAGTCTAGCTTTTCTTCACTGTGCCTTGCAGCTGACCACAGAAACTTGGTTccctctatatatatatatcaaaattttgttaccTGAACCACCTTTGGTTTATCTCCTTATCCCACACCCCACGCCCCATggacccccctccctccccccccccttgccCCAACCCTAccaaggaaacaaacaaacaaaaacaagttacttcaaaataattaatgaacAAAACTTTGTTGCCTTTGCACTTTGCAGGTAACAGATGAAGGGATATATCATCTTACTAAACATTGTGCCCAACTTCACACTATCAACTTACACAGCTGTGAGGTACAATAGTTGTTTCTGAGATTTGAATGGCATATTTGCAAAATTGGTACTTTTTGAAAGTTGAATTACttttagtttagttttattAATACTTAACTTTTGACATAGCAATATTATTTGCCAGATAAATTGTGGTCAGAAGATTTTTCCCTATAGTCCCATTTTGTCTTGTACTAATGACTATTATCTGTCACTGCGATAGAAGACTTGCTCCAAATATGTCACTCTCAACAGTTATTTGTTTCTAAATCATTCTCTTAACTTCTCTCCCTTTCAGAATATAAAAGATAATGCTGTAAAGGCAGTCAGTGAACATTGTCGGGAGATCTCATTTCTGTGTGTATCTGGCTGTATACAGCTGACAGATGTGGCACTTCAACATCTGGGAAGTAACAGCCATGGGCTTAGGTAAGAGCTCACAgctatatatgtattttttaaatatgttgAACTATACCATCAATTTGTATTACATTCAATAAATGTAGATGTACATTCAAATACATACTATGATATGGATTTTCAGATCATGAACAGCAAGTTGAGTCCAATGTTTAGAAACCAGTTTGCAATTTGTTTACTTTAAAGCACATTAAATTCTAGAATTGCAACTTCATTGTCAAATGATGTGAACGCCAAGAAAGACTTAGTGTATTGAGGCTAATAGTTGATCAGTAATACAATGTACCCTCATCTCTACTCAGTTTCAACAAACTAGTCAGACATCTATCATTACTTgtctatttcttctttttctttggcaTGTATATTTTGACTATTTCAATCTCCACCTCTCAATAAAAGTTTTCCTTACTTTGTACCATGCGTTTTTCATGAATGGATACACCTCTTTTAGTGTTGCGGTCAGTTGTGATTCTTGCATTTTGAGGAAATGCTGCCTCAGCAGGCGGCTTTCATAcagctctcctgttgttgtttttttgttgtcattgttgttgtcattgttgttgtcgttgttgttgttatatttaatGTTGTCACCCGTGCTTTTGGAATTATTTTATGTTTCACTGTCTTTGTTCTTGTTGTCAAGGTTCAGTCTTATGTGGATGGCTTTTAataaaaacactttatttttggTTGCCTTGCAGAACTTTAGAAGCTGCACAGTGTTCACAGTTTACAGATGCGGGGTTCCAAGCACTTTGTAGGGTAAGTGCTTTCAATTGCTATTAAAAGCTTGCTTACAATTAAACATGGCACTCTGTGTTCCTCTTTTTCAGTTTATACGCAGTATTTCATGGACacatgagaaaaataataaaagttttcACATAATGCTCCAAAAAGAGCTTTGATGTGCAGTTTTCTACCAAGATTGGTTGTAgagcacttgaaatttttaatgacaGTGACTAGACTTTGTGAAAGAAGTTACTGACGTTATAAAGCTACATAGTAGcatctcagtttttttttccagaatatTCTTAGCCAATGAGATTAATTATTGTTCATGGAATTGATTTCTAGGTTAAGACATAATTATGAGCATTTTAAAGCACATTTGTCAGTAATCAGaagaattaaattatttcaattctGTTTTAGGGTTGTAATAATCTCCAACGCATGGATTTAGAAGAGTGTGTTTTGGTGAgcacattttattattttactttaaaaaaatgcccATTATGTTGCTTCATGCATGAGTTGGTTTCAGAAGGCATATTTCTCCCAAAATAGTaacctcttttctttctctaagTAAGAAGTAGCAAAAGAACCGCGGTCGTTCGTTTGCCTTCGAATGCTCAACCGCTAATTTACAGCAATTTTCACGGATATCAGGAGAACATGAGAATCATTTTCTTCCGGAGTATGAAGAGTTAAGGACTCGAGTCGAAAACTTCCCGAAAGCCCCCGATAATTTCTCGAACGGCTTCGGACGCCCCGGAACTCGGCTCGAACCTCGAGCTTGGACGTTTCCGCAAATCGAGAATCGAATATTTTGGTTTTGAAGGACTGTCAACTTGCGTTTGGCCTTCAGATAAGAAGTACATCATGCATTAACATGCTCTATTTCTCGTTTAGATCACAGACACTACTTTGAATCACTTATCACTCTGGTGTTCTGGCTTAGAGAAACTAGTGagtttgttgtttactttggatcaatgtcagtatctgagcaactacgcacttacccctcccctaaaaggtaggggttaatgttgggttaggggaggggtaagtacGTAGTTGCTGACACTGACAATGATCCTTTACTTTTGTGTAAGTCTGCAAAGGGCAAACTAATTTTGTAAATTCCCAACCAACTAATCCAAATATATTCAAGTAAAATCATACGCGCGTCATTTTGAAGTTCCTGTTTCAAAATAGTTAGGAAACAGTTTTTCAGCTGGATGTGTTTCCTCGGCAAATGGACGCCTCTCCCCCCaatatcaatatgcatattctccattctatTCTCTATACAATTCCTGACGTGctgaaaggagaaattgtttaacaatcaagagcttctttagttggagaTTCTCGATGACCtttgtgattcagaggtgatattgtgaggataaattagatgccagtcactctaacGAGCAAATGGGGAGTTTGGTGGCATCCGAAGGCCCGACGAAATGGGCTGAGTAGTGAACTTCGTGTCACTGTATTACTCTCTACAGAGTCTTTCCCATTGCGAGCTTATAACAGACGAAGGCATTAGACAATTAGGTGGCAGTCCCTGTGCTGTGGATCATATTGAGGTCCTGGAATTGGATAACTGCCCTCTTATCACAGACAACGCCCTGGAACATTTAATGTGAGTAAACATTGATCAGTTCTCGTTCCAAATATAGTTTTATCGATCGAAATACTGGCAAGTTTTGGGTTTTGCTCGTCTTTTTGCGTCGAATTGATTTATGTCAATGGAAACTCACATTGTTTTGGAGGAGCTTTGAGAGAGGTTCAAACTGAACTACACCTGACATTCTTGTAGCTTTTGTCGTAAAGACTAAAAGAattgaataaatgaaaacacTACGGCAAGCGCATCGTGATACGTCATTCATCGGCTGGGAAGAAAATGAGTAATGGAGGAGAAAAACGGATAAACAATTAATTTAGTGGTGTGGATTCGTAattgaaaaggttttctttgGCCTTGTTAACTTAAATACAGAAACTGCCGAGAACTCAAGAGAATAGAACTTTACGATTGCCAGTTGATCACAAGAGCGGGAATTAGAAGACTTAAGGTTAGTTTGTTTGTATCAAGCAAGATTacctattttatttttgttgatgatattaaaaacgggaaaaaaaaaaccaaacagttACATTGCGAAGTGACTACTTACATGGGTGGATTTGTGTAAGGAAATAAGCCATAGCAGCCTACTCGTTGTCACGAGTGGTAAGCTCCCTCAGTTCAGCTACACAAGTGTCGTTTGACGCTGTTTTTTTGGTTCCTCTTCAGGCGCAACTACCGGACTTAAAAGTTCACGCATACTTCGCCCCTGTCACCCCTCCCCCGAGTGTCGGTGGCGGACGACAGAGAATGTGTCGATGCTGTGTGGTGTTATAGTATCGTAACATATAATTCCATAACGTCCTGTAGCACCCAGTCGCCACATGCTGTATCAATCATGTCCTTGTTCTTGCCCTTATTTgccttcttaaccctttaactcctagaagtgatcaacatgtaacttctccctataatatcttTTCAtcattcagcaaacaggtaatgagaatgttcaaacttatcatgtagaagttgttatcttgatctaccatCAAGTTCTCATAATtaatatacaaggaaatgagtagcaggtagaggggagaattaacaatcagatcttgggagttaaagggtttaagttGTTTCGGTTTGAGTGTCTTTAAGTAGGGTCCTCGGTTCGTGGGTGTTCTTCTCCTGCTTTGTTCAGTCTTAACCGCTCCTTTTGTCCCCTCCTCCTTCCTCCCTCTTTGTATCCCTTCCCTACCTTATTTCTCACCTGTTTTCTACCCTGTAcattcttctttccttctctcTCCTTCCTCCTGGCTTTTGCCTTCCTATCTTCCTGCATATCTTCCGCCTCCTACCTGGCTTCTCTTTTCTTCTGCCTCAAACCCATCTCCCCTCTCTTCACCTCGAAGACTCCCCCTTGTTTTCCACTTTCCTCCTTTTCCTAAACTTATGTTCTTATTTGAGTGTTGTAAGTCGATATTCTTGCAttactgaaaaaacaaaaaaacaaaaaaaaaacataacagaaATGATTTAGGTACATCCATTAGCCAGAGGCACGAAGCCTAAATTCAATAACGGGTTAGGGTTAACGTGCGTAGAGATTGTATTTGCTAGAAGTATTTTAAAGCCAGCGAAAGGAAAATTTCCACAAACAGAATGTTTAATGCAGTgaaccatttcatttttcaagccATTTTAATGTTGCCAAAGTAAATGTAAATATAACGGTTCTCATAGGTGCTTTAAATAATTGCTGAATGAATCAATGGTAGGAATCGATTTTTCTTCGATATGGTGATGATTTTAAGGCAATTTTGTTTATAGTGTTAATATAAAGGGccattttaataatttctgtATATAAAGCCAAACGGTCTCCGTAATGATCTAATTTATTTAATTCTGAACTTGCTACACTCGCCCCGGGCAAATGTGCCCTGTGTTGGGTCACTGTGATGTTAATAGTCTTTTCCtctgttctttttgttgttcttgttataAAGGTGGCTCTTCCTGTTTTGTTTCATGACGAAAACATTTTTGCAAACGTTAAAGAAAATGGTTTATTTTGTTAGAAGCGAGACTTTAGCTCTCCCACCGCTTTTCCTTCTCGTCAGCATTTTCTTTTATCCCTGCGTCGGCAAACTCAAACTCCTCGTGTGCTCGAGCTTTTTTCCGCTAGGCTGCCTTCACGTTAACATTGTGTGATGTAACGTAACGTAACGATCGCAGCGCATCAGTGATTCCTATAGGACTATGAGTGGGGATCGTTGTGTAACCGCCCAGTTAGTCAAAAACAGACTGACAAGTTTACTGGCTTTTTATTGCTCTGTTATGAAGGGTTACGCTTTATTGCTTTACAAAGTTGTATCTGATTTTGGCAACGAAAAGCTGTTTGGAAATCACGCATCACTCAAGCTTTCTTGGATTTCAACTTTACGCGGATGATGGTCTGTGACCCTCATCAGCCCCAATCCCCTGCCGGTCAGGAAGGGTCTTGTGTTCCTATAGCTTAGATAGTTATGTTCAGAGCATTTGAAGCCAGTACAGCGAGTGTTAAACATACTTATTCACATAATTGTATGGCGTAACCCCTCTAGTCTCTGGAAAGACTCGTGCGCAACTTCTCCTGATCATATCATCACATTCTGAAGTAGACAGGTTAAGAGTGAAGAGACTCAGCTCTTGCAGATGTGGCGTGAAATTCTATTAGGCAACTCTCTGATCTTGGGGTTGGAAGGGTTAATTACTTCTACCATTTGCTTTGGTAGTTGTGACTTTTTAAACAGTGTTCCAATTTGATGTTAGTGCAGAGTTTGTTTTACGGCACGCCGTGAAGTTGTTGCTTTTAATCATGATTGGAAATAGGGGAATGaactgattaaaataaaaataaggtAAAAACTACAAGAACTTGAGATGATGTCTGTTATGGTGTGTTACCTGTCGCGAAACATGAACGCAGTGGCCGAAGGGCTAGTACGCAGGACTCCGAGCTGACAGGCCCGGGGAGGGTTCGGGTTAATGTGTTCCTCTCTCCACCTACGAGTGTAAATGGATACTGGCGAACTGTGAGGAAAGCCTGATTAAATGCTGGGGGGTGACCTTGCAATGGACTAatatcccatccaggggggagtagggATACTCTCGGTCGATTCATGCCATGTAACCTGGAATAAGTTTGGAATGGGTGGGAGACTTGGCTCGAGTAACAGCCTTTCGTGAAAACGGTTGTTATAGGAAAGCGTACATTACGAGTGTCAGATGCGCCTCAGACTCAGACCGGCTTCTAGTTTTACCGGACTCATAAGACTTATAAAATATTATGTTACCGAGATGTTGCATGTCGCACTAAATTATGGAAATTGGTGTTTGTGGGGAGTGCAATGCGCAGATCAAAATCGTTTCATTTTATTAGCCCCTACGAGAATACCGCGCGCCTTGAAATCTATCCCGCTTGAGGGACGAAAAACAAGAATTCTTGTGCACTACAGGAATTCTTGTGCGCACTCCAGTTGCCAATGGCTTGAATAACCAACTCACCAGCAGTAAATTTCTACTAATCTTCTACTTACACGTTACTGATAGTGGTTTTTAACTTAACGTGTTACAAGCATAACACATCAAAAATGTAACAACTAATTACAAGATTGGAAACAAGATTGGAAACAACATAGGAATGACATAGAAAACACGAATTACATAGGAAATACAATACACTCGATGAAAGATCCATTTTCCTGACGATTTGGGAATACGGCTGGCATAATAACGCACTCGCGAcactttttcatttgcatgaTCCGCGTGAAGGTCAAAGTTTATGGACAGCCACGCGGACTGGGGCTAGGCGGAAGATTGGTTTCTACAGCTTGGTTTTCTGGGCCTAAATTGCGTGACCTGTACATGAATAGGTCTCATGCATATGCGTTGATGGTCTGTGACGCGATGATTGAGCCAAAGACTTGTAATTTAAGGTTAAAGGGAGTTA from Pocillopora verrucosa isolate sample1 chromosome 10, ASM3666991v2, whole genome shotgun sequence includes the following:
- the LOC131800080 gene encoding F-box/LRR-repeat protein 2-like, encoding MCSNHTNHTAYNHTHARVNSRSRFELYNFNTNEDQALINKKLPKELILRIFSFLDVVSLCRCAQVSKLWNVLALDGSNWQRVNLFDFQTDIEETVVLNLSRRCVGFLRSLSLRGCKSVGDGALRIFAQQCKNIEELVLDGCRRISDSTAISLSNYSGRLKHLDISSCHQITDNSLSALSKGCTKLQYINVSWCNQVSSHGLKLLAQGCHDLLVLIAKGCSLVTDEGIYHLTKHCAQLHTINLHSCENIKDNAVKAVSEHCREISFLCVSGCIQLTDVALQHLGSNSHGLRTLEAAQCSQFTDAGFQALCRGCNNLQRMDLEECVLITDTTLNHLSLWCSGLEKLSLSHCELITDEGIRQLGGSPCAVDHIEVLELDNCPLITDNALEHLINCRELKRIELYDCQLITRAGIRRLKAQLPDLKVHAYFAPVTPPPSVGGGRQRMCRCCVVL